A window of Eubacteriaceae bacterium ES3 contains these coding sequences:
- a CDS encoding DUF177 domain-containing protein: MKIEINKLLQEKSFPFEFIVHNDELKDVEGKLDENGAVVKGTVKKLSKRSFEITMTIEMTMVFPCARCLEPTPVPCFYDYADTVSIDDDATELDLIPVVEECIYINEPFRILCREDCRGLCPKCGNNLNHEQCDCENDGDIDPRLAALKTLL; this comes from the coding sequence ATGAAAATTGAAATCAATAAGCTATTACAGGAAAAATCTTTCCCTTTTGAATTTATTGTTCACAATGATGAGTTGAAGGACGTTGAGGGAAAATTAGATGAAAATGGTGCCGTAGTTAAAGGAACAGTTAAGAAACTATCAAAACGTAGTTTTGAAATTACCATGACTATTGAGATGACTATGGTTTTTCCCTGTGCGCGTTGTCTGGAGCCAACCCCGGTTCCTTGTTTTTATGATTACGCTGATACGGTTTCGATTGACGATGATGCAACAGAATTGGATCTTATACCCGTTGTTGAAGAATGCATTTATATAAATGAACCGTTTCGGATTTTATGTCGGGAAGATTGCAGGGGGTTGTGTCCAAAATGTGGCAATAATTTAAATCATGAACAATGCGATTGCGAGAATGATGGGGATATAGATCCACGTCTGGCAGCATTAAAAACGTTATTGTAA
- the rpmF gene encoding 50S ribosomal protein L32 encodes MAVPKRKVSKARRDKRRTHYKLSIPGMSTCPKCGEIKVPHRVCKSCGTYKDVSVISFDE; translated from the coding sequence ATGGCTGTACCAAAAAGAAAGGTTTCGAAAGCACGTCGAGATAAAAGAAGAACACATTATAAATTAAGTATTCCAGGAATGAGTACTTGTCCAAAATGTGGAGAGATTAAAGTACCACACCGTGTCTGCAAGTCTTGCGGAACATACAAAGACGTGAGCGTCATTAGTTTTGATGAATAA